In Longimicrobiaceae bacterium, the genomic stretch GCGAGCTCCCGGTCCAGCACGATCTCGGAGTTGCCGGTGCCCTTGAACTCCTCGAAGATCACCTCGTCGGCGCGGCTCCCGGTGTCCACCAGCGCCGTGGCGACGATGGTCAGCGACCCTCCCCCGCCCCGCACCTTGCGCGCGGAGCCGAAGAAGCGCTTGGGTTTCTCAAGCGCCGTGGCGTCGATGCCGCCGGAAAGGAGGCGCCCGCTCCCCCGCTCGGTGTTGTTGTAGGCGCGGGCCAGGCGCGTGATGGAGTCCAGCACCAGCACCACGTCCCGCCCGCTCTCCACCTGCCGCCGGGCGTGCTCCAGCACCATCTCCGCCACCGCCACGTGCCGCTCGGCCGGGCAGTCGAAGGAGGAGGCGACCACCTCGCCGTACCCCAGCATCTCCATCTCCGTGACCTCCTCGGGGCGCTCGTCCACCAGGAGCACCAGGAGGGTGGCCTCGGGGTAGTTGGCCTGCACCCCCTGCAGGATCGCCGTGAGGATCGTGGTCTTCCCGGCCCGCGAGGGCGCCACGATCAGCGTACGCTGTCCCTTGCCGAGCGGGGCGATCAGGTCGATGATGCGGGGCGTGGGATCGCGCTTCGTCCGCCCCTCGCCGGGGTTCTCCAGCGTCAGGCGCTCGTCCGGGTAGGTGGCGGGGAGGGAGTTGAAGTCCGGCCGGCCGCGCGCCTGCTCCGGGGGGAGGCCGTTGACGCTGCGAAGGTTCTCCAGCGGGGGGCTCTTCCCGCGCCCGGGCGCGGCCCCCACCTCGCCGACAATGCGGTCCCCCGTCCGCAGGCCGAAGCGCCGGATGACGGACTGGGGGACGAACGGGTCGCCGTCGGCGGCCTGGTAGCCGTTGGCGAGGGCGCGGAGGAAGCCGCTTCCGCTGGAAAGGACTTCGAGGATCCCTTCCGCCGCGGCGGAAGGGTCTTTCTCCGGCCGGGTCGCGGCGGCGGAGGTGGCGGACACAGTCATGCAGTGCTCTTGATGGAGTGCCGGTGCGCGGCACGCGCCTCCGAGTTGTTCCGGGGGCGGGGCGTCACCATGCGATGTGAGGGCTCTGTCGAAGCCGACGAGTGTCAAATTGCGTGCCGCGGAGCTGCGACCCACGGGGGCGGGTCCGGGGAGTGGCGGCGTCGGGAGTCCGGGAAGATAACGGTTCCGCCGGCCCCCGCAAGGCTTTCGGGGCCCGGAAGCGCTCCCGGCAGGCACTCAGGCGCCACGATCCGCCACCCGCCACTGGCGCGATCCGGGGGCGCGCGTTTACCTTTCGCGGGAAGACGTTCACTCCCAACGCGTTGCCCCCCCTTCCCCACTCTTGTACGGACGGATCGTAGTACCCCCCGTAAGTCCCTTCCACCCGCACGCCCGCCAGAGGCGCGCGGTGTTGGCCACGCTCATCATCGCGGTGATGGTCTGCACGCTGGGCGCGGCGTTCTTCCGCACGCAGGTGGTCCGCAACTCGGAGTTCGTCCTCCGCTCGGAGGACAACCGCTTCCGCATGGTGCCCATCCCGGCGCCGCGGGGGACCATCTACGACCGGAACGGCGAGGTGATCGCGGAAACGGTCACCGGCTACACCCTGTCGCTGGAGCCGGCCCCCCTGGACTCGGTCCGCGCGCACCTGGCGGCGCTAGTCCCGGTGCTGGAGCTGGACTCGCTCGCCGTGCAGGAGGTGCTGGAGCGCGCCGGGAAGGCCCCAAAGGAGGCGGTGGTGATCTCGGACAACCTCTCCTTCCGCCAGCTCTCGCGCCTGCAGGAGCAGCCGGTGCGGCCGGAGGGGGTGGTCCTGGAGGCGCGCCCGCTGCGCCGCTACCCCCACGGCGACGCGGTGGCCCACATCGTGGGCTACGTAGCGGAGATCAGCGAGGCCGAGATGTCGAGCCCCACCTGGCGGGGCTACAAGATGGGGCAGAACATCGGCAAGGCGGGGGTGGAGCGGGAGTACGAGCGCACGGTGGGGGGGACGCCGGGGACGCGCTTCCTCGAGGTGGACGCGCGCGGCCGGGTGGTGGGCCGCTTCGCGGAGCAGCACACCAAGGCGCCGGTGGCGGGGCGCGACCTGCGGCTCACCCTCGACGTGGACCTGCAGCGCTATGCGCGCGCGGTGTTCCCGGCGGGGATGAAGGGCGCCGTGGTGGCGATGGCCCCCTCCACGGGGGAGATCCTCGCGATGTACTCCGCGCCCACGTACGACCCCAACCTCCTGGTGGGGCGGATCTCGCCGCGGGTGTGGCGGGAGCTGAACACCAACCCCGGCCGCCCGCTCCTGAACCGGGCCACGGCCGGCATCTACCCGCCCGGCTCCACCTGGAAGCTGGCGACGGCCATCATCGGGCTAGAGCGCGGGGCGATCACCCCGGAGCAGAAGCTGCCGGTCGCCTGCACGGGCGGGATGTCGTACGCCGGGCGCTACTCGCGCTGCTGGAAGTCGTCGGGGCACGGCATGCAGGACCTGATCCAGGCCATCGCCAACTCCTGCAACGTGTACTTCTACCAGCTGGGGGTCCGGCTGGGGATCAAGCTGCTGACGCAGGAGGGGACGCGCCTGGGCTTCTCGCGCGCGACCTCGCTGGACCTCCCGGGGGAGAAGGTGGGGACCTTCCCGTCGAGCCGGGAGTGGTACAAGAAGCGCTTCGGGTGGACGCCGCCTCCCAGCGAGGTGATGAACCTGGCGATCGGCCAGGGGCCGAACGCGCAGACGCCCATCCGCATGGCGCAGTTCTTCTCTGCGCTGGCCGGCGACGGCACGGCCTCCGCGCCGCACCTGCTGGCGCGGGACGAGGAGGGCCCCCCGGAGACGGACCTGCGCGTGAGCCCGAAGACGCTGGCGGCGCTGCACCAGGGGATGGCGCGGGTGGTGGAGGCGGGCGGGACGGCGCACGCGGTGGAGCTGAAGCGCTGGAAGCTGTACGGGAAGACCGGCACCTCGCAGAACACCGCGGATCCCAAGCGCCCCCACGGCTGGTTCACCGGCTTCGCGGGACCGCGCGGCGGCGCGCCGGAGGTGGTGGTGGCGGTGATCGTGGAGTTCGGGGAGTCCGGCTCCGGGGCGGCCGCGCCGGTGGCCGCCCGCAT encodes the following:
- the rho gene encoding transcription termination factor Rho, which codes for MTVSATSAAATRPEKDPSAAAEGILEVLSSGSGFLRALANGYQAADGDPFVPQSVIRRFGLRTGDRIVGEVGAAPGRGKSPPLENLRSVNGLPPEQARGRPDFNSLPATYPDERLTLENPGEGRTKRDPTPRIIDLIAPLGKGQRTLIVAPSRAGKTTILTAILQGVQANYPEATLLVLLVDERPEEVTEMEMLGYGEVVASSFDCPAERHVAVAEMVLEHARRQVESGRDVVLVLDSITRLARAYNNTERGSGRLLSGGIDATALEKPKRFFGSARKVRGGGGSLTIVATALVDTGSRADEVIFEEFKGTGNSEIVLDRELADKRIFPAINIEKSATRREDLVIPEDDLDKVHRLRRVLHSLSAEDALQLLLKQMNDTKSNAELLSKIR
- the mrdA gene encoding penicillin-binding protein 2, encoding MATLIIAVMVCTLGAAFFRTQVVRNSEFVLRSEDNRFRMVPIPAPRGTIYDRNGEVIAETVTGYTLSLEPAPLDSVRAHLAALVPVLELDSLAVQEVLERAGKAPKEAVVISDNLSFRQLSRLQEQPVRPEGVVLEARPLRRYPHGDAVAHIVGYVAEISEAEMSSPTWRGYKMGQNIGKAGVEREYERTVGGTPGTRFLEVDARGRVVGRFAEQHTKAPVAGRDLRLTLDVDLQRYARAVFPAGMKGAVVAMAPSTGEILAMYSAPTYDPNLLVGRISPRVWRELNTNPGRPLLNRATAGIYPPGSTWKLATAIIGLERGAITPEQKLPVACTGGMSYAGRYSRCWKSSGHGMQDLIQAIANSCNVYFYQLGVRLGIKLLTQEGTRLGFSRATSLDLPGEKVGTFPSSREWYKKRFGWTPPPSEVMNLAIGQGPNAQTPIRMAQFFSALAGDGTASAPHLLARDEEGPPETDLRVSPKTLAALHQGMARVVEAGGTAHAVELKRWKLYGKTGTSQNTADPKRPHGWFTGFAGPRGGAPEVVVAVIVEFGESGSGAAAPVAARIADYYLNKKHGHPVPKIEDVEPTNAPRPATPSRRARPGPAPRRSTEVLPEVRLTAPLPTQTVIGAR